The genomic stretch agaattttattatcaaaagaatgttttaatgtttttagcttcaaaaaaaaaagaaaaatatgtacacgCGATATATTTCTGGTGAAAGGCTTTTTTACGAAGGcctaaatatattgatttgaaatatatatagctttcAAGGAAGGTTTCGTCGAGGTTGTTTATACACAACGCAtatctgaattatttataattttgcattgcTTATCGCATTGCTTATCGCATTGCTTATTGCTTAAGGCATCACTATTTTTAGAGCGATTTAacattcgattaaaaatttggaCTAGTCAGTGTTAtcgaattatgtatatacatttgttaaaaaaaaggaattgtctgatttgaataataatatctcatGTCTCGGAGTTACGGAATCTCTCGAACTAGTCTCTCgttgatatttaaatgtcaaagTCGGGACGAATATGTTTCGCACACACGGCAACAAGCGCCGTTAAATGTCGAATAAATCATGTGCAGTCTCAGTACGAGCATTTATGCTGTGACAGCCACATTCGTTTAGGAAGTAATTTGCTTTTTACGCAACGGTCGTAGAAGAAGGGCTTCGAACATCATTCAAACTCTCTTCGACGAAATACGCCAGTTGGTTCTTTGTCGCGATTTTTTCCGTTGACAAATTGTTTGTATGTtgaggaaaaatttatttttatttttatttttatttttttttattatctggaTAAAGCATGATTAAGTTTTATCCGAAAGCATGTTAAATATAGggtatcaataatatttttgttcataaaGTAAGCTCTTGCTCGTCTCTTTTGTTTCTCTTCGTTACATATCTTTTGCccagatttttcatttttcgaaaTCTACACCTGTTCGTCCCAGATACTTTCTACGTCAAACGACGATTAACTTGTCGTGAAAACCGGTAAATTATACGTTTAATCCTTGACcttattatcatcatcatcattattccTATGCTTGTAACGCAAGCTACTTAAGAAATATAGTTGCAAAGACGATCGCCTTCAACCGTCGAATCCATTTTGTATGTGAATTACAATaaatggcaaaaacttttaataattttcttattgaaatattttttgaagtaaatatatttatgtgaggCTAGGTTCTATTTGaaacattatcaaaaaaacaaacaaacggtggaataataaaatcgaagattgtcattaaaatttaaaagagcaACACTCCGTCGAGAAACGCagaaatcgaaatttaatattcgacgACACTGGCTTACGTATCGTTTTATCGTTTAGCCGgcgaatttatattgtattcaaGTTTCACCAAAAATTTACGTTAGAATCACGCAAAAATCCAAGTGCGTCACAAATGTGCCTGCATAGTCATTGTGTTGGAGTtggaggaaaagaaaatacccaaaaatgtatatttaaacatacgACCTGGGTGAACatccaagaattttttttcatcatgtaTGTATTACATCTGCTCTTAATGATGTACGtgcaaaatacaattttagaatgctagaaagattttttattttaattttatatattataaattataagacaGAAAATATGTGCACGGGAAAGATCGTGCAAAAATACCACCAGTACTAAAATACTAAAATGCCAACAgtatcatttcatttttatcacttgCCATTCGTGCGTCCAGACATATAAATGACATAAGCACTGATATTGCACGCGCACGTGCATATTATTGGCTGCTTATGGTAAAACAATGGATTGGACAAAGGTCGCATTTTCTACTGCGTCCATGCGAGTTTAACGGGAAGTGCATTAACCTCCgcatttattttcatccttCAGAGTCTTTATTCTCTCTGAGCACCGCAAAATACGAGCAAAAATCCGAATGAGAGGATGCGAAAAGAATCACtttggaaagaaaagaaaacgctTTTTAAAGCAGAGAGATGAAAATTGACTAGGTTTTGTgagatttacaattatttgcaaagctgtattttcacatttgacatttgatttgaataaatcaaagtctctcatatatataattataattataattagatcaTTACATATCGCATTAcatttcacataaaaatctgtataatcgttattttatataaatcacatcTTTGATTTGACTTCTGAAAGAGATCtctcaattttcattttcttttgaaaattaatatagtaattaacACGGAAAAAGTTACACGTAGTGCGATGAAAAATCATCAACGCAGGATAGATGATAAATCAAGAATTAATCATcgagattaatttgaaaaaaaaattgtatttttgccagacttttaatttcaaatcttATCGAATTGTCGATTGGTCACAATCATCTCATAATTGCGATAAGAGCGGATCAAGCATATACTTGTTCTCACATCTCTTTGATATGCATGCATCGTGCAAAAAATAGCTTTATGCTCGCACGTGACCAAAGATAACATTCATTTCGATACGCTTTTTCTCTGAAAGGTTTGCTTGACGTatgcaagatattttatataaactcaacaaaaagagagagagagagagagagagagagagagaataaaatagtataagaaattccgatatatatttataaattaattaatattaatattttttatatatttaattcttaataatatcttttataatattttattcttgaaatCGAAAGTGTAGGAAGTCtgtaatctttctctttcctgtACAAAATCTTGATTTCCAgaattcattttattctatCACGACATCTAGAATAACAATGAAAAGTTATCGCAATCGCTTTTGCAAAACCCAAACATGAACATATGGCATTAATCATGTAATTGCATAGTGACGTgagcaaattattttgatttgcattttataaattctcaaaGCGATATAAACGTGTGTCACGATATATCAGTTCTCTCTCCAAATTAAGGTCAAAGTTTGTCCGTAACCGGGATCCGACGTGCGaccaaaacatataaaaagctatactctttatattaatatcagccACTCTATAATagcaagaaattttaaatgtatttctaattatcataataatttttaaattactaatctcttataaaatttgtttaaaattaaatgaataagcAAATGAAATACTTTGTAATATGTAATCAAaacataattgttatttatattttattgctgaaaatcatttcttttcaGTCCATCTACAACttcgagagaaatatatttcaatttttattaatggaaGATTTcataactaatttaatttagtcaCAAATCACtccaaattaaagaaaaaaattattattaaaattatatattgaaacgtttttagatttctttaaatctaaaataataataactattttacaTGGAAGAgataatcttcaatttttaggcattaaatttttaacttttcttctaagtttttttatatcgtaattaaatatttctttaaaactgaaagagagatataattcTCTTGAAACTGATATCTATAAATCGaagaagagagcgagagagaaatcgAGCCGAATTTGTAACAATCTGTTTTGATTTCtatcttcaaaatttatccAGACACTTTATCAAGTGTCTGtgttatgtgtgtatgtgtgtcggTGAACGGGTTTGCTTCTCCGCCCGGGAGATTTTCGTTAGGAACCAGAGGAAAATTCCGTCGGCGCCAATGGCCACGCCAACGCTCGCGACGTGCCGAGCAAGTGCGTGATGCACGCACGGCTTGCGTGTTACGCGCGTGAAGCCCCGTGTGGGCGCACCTATCTTTTCACGGTATACTACCACAGTGAAAGTTCTTCTCTTTCTGCGTGCGTGTTGCATCACGGATGCGTCTCGATCGAGGCCTGCTTCTCTCGCGGCGTCGCTTTAAAATGCgatagtattaataatttttagctgAGACGAGTGCCCAAAATCTCTttctaaatttgttaaaattaaaacctCCGATAAATCgaaatgaagaaagaaaaaataattacatagcaattaaataaatacacaataatGTGTATAACTTTTATGAtgcatttttcattcatatatgAAGCGTGACATAAACACAATAAGCGGATGCACACACGTAATGTAATTAATCGAATTATATGCtaaatacacataattaatattgtaaagatGTAAAGTACCACGGAATGTATTAGATCACGGATGcgagatagataaataaattgtaattttattctctataattattttttcgtacaattaatatatttcttaataattcacgaaaaagagattataattCGCGAACAATTTttcctttcatttttatttatcctcattattcattatatatacctctctctttttttacagCATCACCATGTCGCGCACCGTGCTGAAAGAATCGCCGAATGCGGGATTAGATAAAACTCTATTGAAAAAGTACCTCGATTTGCCTCAGCCGGAAAATGCGATTCTGGCGAAGTACATTTGGATCGACGGTACTGGCGAAGCATTACGTTGTAAAACCAGGACCTTGGATTTTGCGCCGAAACATCCTTCCGGTGAGTGAGGACTCACAGAGATTcgtatcaatataatatttgctaaatgtaaaatgtttgtCTACCTTGTATCGAACTAATTTTATTCGGAAAGGCGAGCTTAGAGCTCCCAAgataaaattccattaaaaaaaaaaaaatagtctgcattttctttcatattatatttcaattttaatgtctatttttaatctaaagaaAAGTTTTGTGGATTTTTGTGAcgcataatttttgtttcaattcaCTTTATGcataattagttatttttaaaataatatttagctaCTATTCCGGTATTTTCAATAGTTTAATAACGACACTGATAGggataagaagaaaattgcTTTAGAAGAGTAAGATCGTATTTCAAAAAACGAAAACGCACCTTTTTCTGGTGAGTTTTATAAGGATCGCGATACACGGATTGCACGATTAAGGTATCTCAATTgttcatttacatatttctataaGACCTTGCAACAAGCATAATGGTATGGCTCAATCTTTCAGTCGATCGTCCTCGCTAGTCTGCCGCCGTCACTAAACGTGCGTGTATCTTGATATACGAgcgattttatgatatatgttGAAGAACGACTTTGCAAAAATGACATGGAAAAAGTTTattcttctaataataatatgcattcCGCAAATGAAACATGacagtaataaatttaaaaaaatttataatgcacgAATCTATGACATATCATAAAGTCAGATACATTTGTTAATcgatcataaatatatgtgattttcaaatcaaatataaGATCCCCATATTTTATGAGTattgataaatgaaaatttaggcgtttgcattataattgcgaaaaattgtttatcacaatttattcATGATGAAGCAATGTTATCTAATCTCATATAGTACGCACATatagaaagatagaaaatatgaaagcAATGAACTCTGTTTGTTGTCAACAACTTAAGTAATCATCGCAGATTTTTGTAGGACCAACTATTATcgcattaatatgtataacttaATATCATTgccattgtattatatatgatactaTTGTTATGTTCATTGAACATATGTTTATTTCGAGAATAGAATCGAGCCTTGTAGAGATCGTATGCTAAgtgataaatattagataaatattaatttcgtttATTAATGGATTTCTTCcggaatataatgaaaaattaaatatattaataaattataagaaaaagattcatatacaatgtgtatgtaagaaaaaaaaataattaaaaaattattctcgcgtttttttaagcaaaaaatttaagtttgaaaaaatgaaaaaatgcagacagatacaaaagaaaaaaaaaacatatatatagtatattttataggcCTTTTTAccatcaataatttttgattaaatacgagattcttttaatctttcgATTATCAATTTCAGAACTGCCAACATGGACCTACGATGGTAGCTCAACGTATCAAGCTGAAGGTGCCAATAGTGACATATATCTTTATCCAGTGGCCATTTATAAAGATCCTTTCCGTGGCGGTAAAAACATACTCGTGCTCTGTGACACCTACAACAGTGACAAGACGCCAACGAAATCGAACAAGCGATGCATTGCGAATCAGGCGATGGAAGCCATCAAGGACCAGGATCCTTGGTTTGGCATCGAGCAGGAGTACACTTTGCTGGACTTTGACGGCAGGCCGTTTGGTTGGCCCAAGAACGGCTTCCCGGGTCCGCAGGGCCCTTATTACTGCGGCGTCGGCGCCGATAAGGTATTCGGTCGCGAGCTTGTCGACGCTCATTATAAAGCCTGCCTCTATGCCGGCGTGAAGATTGCAGGGACCAACGCCGAGGTAATGCCCTCGCAATGGGAATTTCAGGTAAATATTCGAATTATCAATTGATGTAATAGAAAGCAAAACGGATAGCATTCCGGCTAAATGATTagatgaaagataattaaagaacTCTTACAGATCGagctttgatataatataaattggaaATGAGATAGTATAATCAGATATAACGCTTCTAGATTATGTTGTATGtatgagaattaaatttacataacagaaagaaattaatttaagaattctatcaatatatcatgcaaatttatttcgagatttatgatttaaagcTCTGTggaaatttaacttttatcacCTTTGGAATGAAAATGTCTCTATATCTctagaatttttctattttaaagtgagtatttttttattatggatCAAGGTGGGACCGTGCTCGGGCATCAGCGCCGGGGACGATCTGTGGGTTGCCCGATTCATTCTGCACCAAATTGCCGAGGAGTACGGCGTGATTGTTACGCTGGATCCGAAACCGGTAGACGGTTCGTGGAACGGCGCCGGCGCCCACACCAACTTCTCGACGAAAGCAATGCGCGGGGAAAATGGTATCGCTGAGATCGAGAAAGCGATCGACAAGCTCAGCAAGCAACACCTCAGACATATCCAGGCATATGATCCGCGCGGAGGAAAAGACAACGAGCGCAGATTAACCGGAAAATGCGAGACCAGTAACATTCACGACTTCAGCGCCGGTGTAGCCAATCGGAATGTCAGCATTCGCATTCCCCGCGGCGTCGCCGAGGATAAGAAGGGCTACTTGGAGGACAGGAGGCCCAGCAGCAACTGCGATCCCTATTCTGTATGCAACGCTCTGGTTCGCACCTGCGTGCTCAATGAATAATAGAGCTTACGAGCGTGTGAGAGACCACATCGGACTGACACGCACACATCCGCATACACACACCTGGAGCgtacaattattattcgtaGAACTTAGGATCCTATCCTATCGTTATCTTGTTTGGAACAATGTTAAATGTTATCTGCCGGACAAAAAGTGATGAAGCTCGAGCTCTTCAGATCCAGCATCTAAGTGTCgctcgaaatatttatcaacttTAGGTTCCGCGGAAACGAGGTCTTTGTCATCGATGATCAGTCAAGATTGTATCAAacgttgattaatattatggaattaatttttggttCTCTTTTGCTGTTTATGTTATAGATTAtagatagaatattattatctagagaattgcattaaatcatagtcaatttattcaaatcgTCGATGTGTCGATTGTATTCAGCAGGGATATGAATGTTAGATAGTCGTAAGACGAGCTTGTAATTGTAAATACGAAGCACACAAGTTGTTCTTATCGCTAAATTCTTTCCTCATAGAATTATCTTTAACAGGCTTTTTCATAATTGTCGTTTTAGACGACACAcaagataaaatgaaatacatttatatttgtctaaaaatagagaatgaatttataaaatcaacaatctttctttctctctcttacacattattcaaaaataataaaagtaagtcAATGAATTTATACGAAAGGAGCTCATGAAACAAACTATTTGCTAAGTTCACCTTCTCATCATTTGCGTTTGCGCGCGTGAAATTATTAGACCGtgcaataaattgtataaataagaagaaaaatcgcaacgttttgatataattattttattttttataacatattttatataaggtttaacctttttataatgtaaacataaaaCGGTggtgttgttattattatagcttCTGTTTTTAGATAGGAGTTTTGATTGTACTTGTGTGTGCACTAGTACAGTCTAAAGAGTGTTGCACATAaatccacaaatatatatatgtataaaaaccatatacacacatagcatatatacatacaattgtttatataaatataattgaactaTAGCGAGAGGTGCTCAaaacaatcatatatatatatatatatatatatatattaccctattaaatatataataatatatgatggaTATCTTCTCAGTCAAAGTGTTTGTTATGCTTTTGCacgtaatttgaaatatataaataacagctgtaattattaaacattttaaaagtcGCAAAagtgttcaaaaaaaaaaggttaaaAAGCATACAAGTTGCCTTTTCTAAATGAATGGAGGTATGCTGTAAGAGAggacaaacaaaattttaatctacgaaaaaaatcttgctgttttatgttttatgaaaacaaaattgttttaagaaACCAAAACGAGAAGACTCTCGAGAGAGAAACTTCTATATGCGCCTAAGCTCGGCTTAAGTCTTGATTATAAATACAGTCCAAAAGCGGAATCATTAGATTCACTGATTTCAAGTTTCATTCGTGTTTGATACACGAGAATCGCGTCCAAGCGGCAAATTGGACGATGTTGAATAAAACCGCCGATTCTATGTGCTTTacttatataatgtgtaaagATCACGTTGATCTTTATTGAGGAAAAAGCAGACCCGTTTTCCAACTTGTCTCGCGTTTCAAGTATCCAATCAGTCGGCTGTCTGATATaagttttatgatttaaaaatcacTCGTTAGATGTATACGAATGCATCTAGCTAGACTCTAGGCCACAGCAAAAGCCGAAAGATAGTAGCATTAGACCTCAAACTGGATCCAAAATATGTTAAGACACGCGcgtttttatacatacatagccGGTAATCATAATCATGTAGCACGTTCAGTATACATTTCGACGAGAACAttgatatctttaaataaagagTTTGTGCCTCGTTATCGAATGAAAAGGGAAGCTTATGAGCGTCTTTGATTGTAAGCGATATTGAAGGTGTAGTCCGAGAATTTTAAGTTctcattaaatgtaaaatgggaaaaattactattgataatatagtataattgcgaaactatagaatatatatacatatatatatatatatatatatatatatatatatatatatatatatataagaatgtgTGCGAGAGATCGATAAAAGTGACGTTTGACCAATTCACAGCTTGCCTTCTTCGACGTATTCGCCGGAAATAGGAGGAATACGTCGTACGAGCAGTATACTACCTATAGCAAATATCTAGATAATTAGTGCAAATGAGAGATAGGCGtttaagagaatttattatttcatatttcgtaATTGTTTAAGGCgagaagaagaataaaataggCGGTGTCTCCGAAGAAAGGTGTGCTGATTTTGTTGCCAAAGCGAGAATTTTGTCGGAGACACaattgacaattaaattttagagaattaCATAggcgtatatattaatagaataattgttaaataaaaaaattttatcttttcacattttattttagaaagttattaaatgtaacaaaaagcTCCTCAATTATCGAGCtattataacatttctatttctttgttactgatatgttatatattttatttctttataattttcaattagcatttgtaagataaattttcaaaaaaaatattaaagattacgaatctctcttttctttaattctttttacaattaaatatttttcttgattattgatttatcgataaacgaaaacatataaaaatatctttttttcatcaagcCTTATAGACAGAAACGATGAtacttttattgtttaaatttaataaagtttaaatttaaaaataatacgaatATTTTGCTTCATAATCGAGATTTTGCtccataatcttttttttatttattatcttttctacCAAGCTTTTCATGATTCAATGAAATATCAGTGAAACGaaagattgtttaaaaattccatttaaaaaagttggtgaaatatgattatatagatttttacacTAAATAGTTttagatatgaaaataatttatttttaatatttaaatattataaacaaaatatgtaaattgtctattataaataagatattaaaaaaaaataagtacatgataatgaaatttattaacacaacataagagagaataattatcatctgttaatgagagaaatattttattatttttattacaatctgaTAATCCTCCTTGATACTtgcttttctaaataatttttttttattattgtcattagtatatacgaatatatgaTCAAGATGTAACttgttattgtatattttcatattttatataaaaatgtcttttatgCTGATTTTATCAGGAAATATTGTACATGATGACTATCcttgacaattttataaataataataatcactgtcattgttattataatgattaataaaagataaaaaaatccatatttCTTTAGCAGAACAATAGAAGATATTTCTGAGAGAAATGGAGAATACACTTACAGTTATTATGTTTACGGAATAAcgaattctataaataaatttataattacagaaGATAACATtgctttatcttcttttttcggatctttttcataaaaatataaaaagattttacatgGATAATGTAGGGTatataatcgtaattaaataaaaagtagctAAACTTTTctcatacatttttacatatgtttcagataaatttctatttctctttctaagAAATGCTAATGACTAAAGGAGAGGTAATTTCTGCACAAAATATCGAAACCACATGTAGCCTGTGCTTGCAGACAATCCATACCAAGTgattatataacttaaatgTTCGTTTCTTAAAGTTACTCTTGTTTGGCCACCAATTGGACCTTGTGGGGTGCTATATCCAggtaataattctatatatacagGTTCTGCTTCTGCTATCTTTGCCATTGCATTTAAATCTCTGGAATAAACATAAATGCTTGAGGTTTcaggagaaaatattattttctacaattattaaaaatttcttcaatacAACTTTACACATTAGATACAAATTAGATAAATGCTATATTACATCTTTATACCTGTAATGCCATACCCCTTTTGCAGGAGCATTGTCAGGTACAAATGTAGGTCGTTTTTCAGTTGCTCTAATAATGCCGACGATTTCTATAGAATCTGTAATCttcttttccattttaaataatgtacgaTCACTTTTAGGTATCCATCCACGATTCACCATAATAGTCA from Cataglyphis hispanica isolate Lineage 1 chromosome 11, ULB_Chis1_1.0, whole genome shotgun sequence encodes the following:
- the LOC126853162 gene encoding glutamine synthetase 2 cytoplasmic isoform X1, which encodes MSTNIFVRICGPKLLRTAKMIDERSWVTASRCFSITMSRTVLKESPNAGLDKTLLKKYLDLPQPENAILAKYIWIDGTGEALRCKTRTLDFAPKHPSELPTWTYDGSSTYQAEGANSDIYLYPVAIYKDPFRGGKNILVLCDTYNSDKTPTKSNKRCIANQAMEAIKDQDPWFGIEQEYTLLDFDGRPFGWPKNGFPGPQGPYYCGVGADKVFGRELVDAHYKACLYAGVKIAGTNAEVMPSQWEFQVGPCSGISAGDDLWVARFILHQIAEEYGVIVTLDPKPVDGSWNGAGAHTNFSTKAMRGENGIAEIEKAIDKLSKQHLRHIQAYDPRGGKDNERRLTGKCETSNIHDFSAGVANRNVSIRIPRGVAEDKKGYLEDRRPSSNCDPYSVCNALVRTCVLNE
- the LOC126853162 gene encoding glutamine synthetase 2 cytoplasmic isoform X2, with product MSRTVLKESPNAGLDKTLLKKYLDLPQPENAILAKYIWIDGTGEALRCKTRTLDFAPKHPSELPTWTYDGSSTYQAEGANSDIYLYPVAIYKDPFRGGKNILVLCDTYNSDKTPTKSNKRCIANQAMEAIKDQDPWFGIEQEYTLLDFDGRPFGWPKNGFPGPQGPYYCGVGADKVFGRELVDAHYKACLYAGVKIAGTNAEVMPSQWEFQVGPCSGISAGDDLWVARFILHQIAEEYGVIVTLDPKPVDGSWNGAGAHTNFSTKAMRGENGIAEIEKAIDKLSKQHLRHIQAYDPRGGKDNERRLTGKCETSNIHDFSAGVANRNVSIRIPRGVAEDKKGYLEDRRPSSNCDPYSVCNALVRTCVLNE